In Cupriavidus taiwanensis, the following proteins share a genomic window:
- the soxX gene encoding sulfur oxidation c-type cytochrome SoxX yields MQRHTKAVAVAAVAALLATGASAQERAQDSAKARPAKGKPAAVSGADMKQLIEDSFSSRGPVTVEGVLNQDGMQQACSQYPDRTRVPARLAKKIEAAELKQVKYPTDDKWLGDWKEGEKVAQNGRGMQFTDQVGGTNGGNCYACHQMTKAEISFGNIGPSLYQYGKLRGNSQEVIKYTWGKIWDSSAYAACSNMPRFGHKGILTEAQIRDVMALLLDPASPVNQ; encoded by the coding sequence ATGCAACGACATACCAAGGCAGTGGCCGTCGCGGCCGTGGCCGCCCTGCTGGCAACCGGCGCCTCCGCACAGGAACGCGCGCAAGACAGCGCCAAGGCCCGCCCCGCCAAGGGCAAGCCCGCCGCCGTCAGCGGCGCCGACATGAAGCAGCTGATCGAAGACTCGTTCTCTTCGCGCGGCCCGGTCACGGTCGAGGGCGTGCTGAACCAGGACGGCATGCAGCAGGCCTGCAGCCAGTATCCCGACCGCACCCGGGTGCCGGCCAGGCTGGCGAAGAAGATCGAGGCCGCGGAGCTGAAGCAGGTCAAGTACCCAACCGACGACAAATGGCTGGGCGACTGGAAGGAAGGCGAGAAGGTCGCGCAGAACGGCCGCGGCATGCAGTTCACCGACCAGGTCGGCGGCACCAACGGCGGCAACTGCTACGCCTGCCACCAGATGACCAAGGCAGAGATCTCGTTCGGCAATATCGGCCCGTCGCTGTACCAGTACGGCAAGCTGCGCGGCAACTCGCAGGAGGTCATCAAGTACACCTGGGGCAAGATCTGGGACTCCAGCGCCTACGCCGCCTGCTCCAACATGCCGCGCTTCGGCCACAAGGGCATCCTGACCGAGGCCCAGATCCGCGACGTGATGGCGCTGCTGCTCGACCCGGCCTCGCCGGTCAACCAGTAA
- the soxY gene encoding thiosulfate oxidation carrier protein SoxY, whose translation MNSKRREVLRVTAVLSLMAATGLISEAQAAEWNKNAFDGKSVADVIKALGGSGTEKSTAITFTAPDIAENGAVVPVAVTSTLPDTEQIAILVEKNPNTLAADFIIPAGTEPFVSTRVKMGQTSVVHAAVKAGGKWYVASKEIKVTLGGCGG comes from the coding sequence ATGAATTCCAAACGACGAGAAGTGCTGCGGGTCACCGCTGTGCTGTCGCTGATGGCCGCCACCGGCCTGATCAGCGAAGCGCAGGCGGCCGAGTGGAACAAGAACGCCTTTGACGGCAAGAGCGTTGCCGACGTGATCAAGGCCCTCGGCGGCAGCGGCACCGAGAAAAGCACCGCCATCACTTTCACCGCCCCCGATATCGCCGAGAACGGCGCCGTGGTGCCGGTGGCCGTGACCAGCACCCTGCCGGATACCGAGCAGATCGCGATCCTGGTGGAAAAGAACCCCAACACCCTGGCCGCCGACTTCATCATCCCGGCCGGCACCGAGCCGTTCGTCTCCACGCGCGTGAAGATGGGCCAGACCTCGGTGGTGCACGCCGCGGTCAAGGCCGGTGGCAAGTGGTACGTGGCATCGAAGGAAATCAAGGTCACGCTGGGCGGCTGCGGCGGCTGA
- a CDS encoding EamA family transporter: protein MQARDRLLALAIVCVWGVNFVVIKVGLAGVPPMLLGALRFLLVAFPAIFFVPRPRVPWRLLLAYGATISLGQFAFLFYAMAVGMPAGLASLVLQSQAFFTLAIAALWLGEPVRWHNFAGMAVAAGGLALIGAGAGGAGGMGGMSAAGFVLTLCAAFCWASGNIVSKKIGPVDLLGLVIWGALVPIVPFALLSLWFEGPARIVQSVTQVSGMAVFAVAYLAFAATVFGYTMWGRLLTRYPASQVAPLTLLVPVVGLVSAHVLLGEDLSGTQWTGAAVVMAGLLLNVFGQRLWAGRSLARR from the coding sequence ATGCAAGCCAGAGACCGTCTCCTCGCCCTCGCCATCGTCTGCGTCTGGGGCGTCAACTTTGTCGTGATCAAGGTCGGGCTGGCGGGCGTGCCGCCGATGCTGCTGGGGGCGCTGCGCTTCCTGCTGGTGGCGTTCCCGGCCATCTTCTTCGTGCCGCGACCGCGCGTGCCGTGGCGGCTGCTGCTGGCCTACGGCGCCACCATCAGCCTGGGCCAGTTCGCCTTCCTGTTCTACGCCATGGCGGTAGGCATGCCGGCCGGGCTGGCGTCGCTGGTGCTGCAGTCGCAGGCCTTCTTCACGCTGGCGATCGCCGCCCTGTGGCTGGGCGAGCCGGTGCGTTGGCATAACTTTGCCGGCATGGCGGTGGCGGCTGGCGGGCTGGCGCTGATCGGCGCCGGTGCGGGTGGTGCGGGCGGCATGGGCGGCATGAGCGCGGCCGGCTTCGTGCTGACGCTGTGCGCGGCGTTCTGCTGGGCCAGCGGCAATATCGTCAGCAAGAAGATTGGCCCCGTGGACCTGCTCGGGCTGGTAATCTGGGGTGCGCTGGTGCCGATCGTGCCGTTCGCGCTGCTGTCGCTGTGGTTCGAGGGGCCGGCGCGCATCGTGCAAAGCGTGACGCAGGTGTCGGGCATGGCGGTGTTTGCGGTGGCGTACCTGGCGTTCGCGGCGACGGTGTTCGGCTACACCATGTGGGGCCGGCTGCTGACGCGCTATCCGGCCAGCCAGGTGGCGCCGTTGACGCTGCTGGTGCCGGTGGTCGGGCTGGTGTCGGCGCACGTGCTGCTGGGTGAGGACCTGTCCGGTACCCAGTGGACCGGCGCCGCGGTGGTAATGGCGGGGCTGCTGCTCAACGTGTTTGGCCAGCGCCTGTGGGCGGGCAGGTCGCTCGCGCGCCGCTGA
- a CDS encoding NAD(P)/FAD-dependent oxidoreductase: MHRRSFLGAAGAAVLGTAGIRPARAAARARVVVVGGGYGGATAARYLREWSGQAIEVTLVEPNPAFVSCPLSNLVLGGSRQLGDLTLPYDALVRRHGVRLARDTAVAIDPARRTVRLAGGSVLPYDRLLLSPGVEMMREALPGLKRPGGEQILHAWKAGPETVALRRQLEAMPDGGTYAISVPLAPYRCPPGPYERACQVAHYFRQHKPRSKVLIVDANADITSKAALFRQVWATQYPGMVEYRPQHEVADVDPATRTLKFEVQDDVRADVLNVLPPQRAGAIAVSAGLATANGKWCEVDFLSFESRAAAHIHVIGDAIQIAPLMPKSGHMANQHGKVAAAALVALLSGRAPDPEPLYNNTCYSFTSDREAVHVSSVHRYDATQKTMVTVPGSGGLSPAPTVLEGDYALAWARGIWAEMLA, translated from the coding sequence ATGCACAGACGAAGCTTCCTCGGCGCCGCGGGCGCCGCAGTCCTGGGTACGGCCGGGATCCGGCCGGCACGCGCCGCGGCCCGTGCCAGGGTGGTGGTGGTTGGCGGGGGCTATGGCGGCGCCACGGCGGCGCGCTACCTGCGCGAATGGAGTGGGCAGGCGATCGAGGTGACGCTGGTCGAACCGAATCCGGCCTTTGTCTCGTGCCCGCTGTCGAACCTGGTGCTGGGCGGCAGCCGCCAGCTCGGCGACCTGACGCTGCCGTACGACGCACTGGTGCGCCGCCACGGCGTGCGGCTCGCGCGCGACACCGCGGTCGCCATCGACCCGGCCAGGCGCACCGTGCGCCTCGCGGGCGGCAGCGTGCTGCCCTATGACCGCCTGCTGCTGTCGCCCGGCGTCGAGATGATGCGCGAGGCGCTGCCCGGGCTGAAGCGGCCCGGCGGCGAGCAGATCCTGCATGCCTGGAAGGCCGGCCCCGAGACCGTCGCGCTGCGCCGCCAGCTGGAGGCGATGCCCGATGGCGGCACCTATGCCATCAGCGTGCCGCTGGCGCCGTACCGCTGCCCGCCGGGCCCGTACGAGCGCGCCTGCCAGGTGGCGCACTATTTCAGGCAGCACAAGCCGCGCAGCAAGGTGCTGATCGTGGACGCCAATGCCGACATCACCTCCAAGGCCGCGCTGTTCCGCCAGGTGTGGGCCACGCAATACCCGGGCATGGTGGAATACCGGCCGCAGCACGAGGTGGCCGATGTCGACCCCGCCACGCGCACGCTCAAGTTCGAGGTGCAGGACGATGTGCGCGCCGACGTGCTCAATGTGCTGCCGCCGCAGCGGGCCGGCGCGATCGCGGTGTCGGCCGGGCTGGCCACGGCCAATGGCAAGTGGTGCGAGGTGGATTTCCTCAGCTTCGAGTCGCGCGCCGCGGCCCATATCCATGTGATCGGCGACGCCATCCAGATCGCGCCGCTGATGCCCAAGTCCGGCCATATGGCCAACCAGCACGGCAAGGTCGCGGCGGCGGCGCTGGTGGCGCTGCTGTCGGGCCGCGCCCCGGACCCGGAGCCGCTGTACAACAACACCTGCTACAGCTTCACCTCCGACCGCGAGGCGGTGCATGTGTCCAGCGTGCATCGCTACGACGCGACGCAGAAGACCATGGTCACGGTACCGGGCTCGGGCGGGCTGTCGCCGGCGCCGACGGTGCTGGAGGGCGATTACGCGCTGGCCTGGGCGCGGGGCATCTGGGCGGAGATGCTGGCCTGA
- a CDS encoding TlpA family protein disulfide reductase gives MRAPAMLLRALLAAGLFMAAAGAAALEVGDTVRLPEVRTLDGRTLSAAALAGKPLVVEYWATWCPFCAMQNPRLQKLYERTRGTPLQVLVISIDKDPREAADYMKKRGYTFPATMDSAALQAVFGKRKGLPELYVIDARGRVVQKEVGEMLEDDVAALERYAKP, from the coding sequence GTGCGCGCGCCCGCCATGCTGCTGCGCGCGCTGCTGGCCGCGGGCCTGTTCATGGCCGCGGCCGGCGCCGCCGCGCTGGAAGTGGGCGACACGGTGCGCCTGCCCGAGGTCCGCACCCTCGACGGCCGCACGCTGAGCGCGGCCGCGCTGGCGGGCAAGCCGCTGGTGGTCGAATACTGGGCTACCTGGTGCCCGTTCTGCGCGATGCAGAACCCGCGCCTGCAGAAGCTGTACGAGCGCACGCGCGGCACGCCGCTGCAGGTGCTGGTCATCAGCATCGACAAGGACCCGCGCGAGGCCGCCGATTACATGAAGAAGCGCGGCTACACCTTTCCCGCGACGATGGATTCCGCCGCGCTGCAGGCCGTGTTCGGCAAGCGCAAGGGCCTGCCCGAGCTATACGTGATCGACGCGCGCGGGCGCGTGGTGCAGAAGGAAGTGGGCGAGATGCTCGAAGACGACGTGGCCGCGCTGGAGCGTTACGCGAAGCCATAG
- the soxZ gene encoding thiosulfate oxidation carrier complex protein SoxZ, translating to MADPMRVRATENGGVVDVKILMKHDMETGQRKDASGKVVPAWHIQTVTAQCKGKEVFRAQFGPAVSKDPFLNFKFKGGAKGDKVAVTWTDNKGDKRTDEATIA from the coding sequence ATGGCAGACCCGATGCGCGTACGCGCCACCGAAAACGGCGGCGTGGTCGACGTCAAGATTCTGATGAAGCACGACATGGAGACCGGCCAGCGCAAGGATGCGTCCGGCAAGGTCGTCCCGGCCTGGCATATCCAGACCGTGACCGCCCAGTGCAAGGGCAAGGAAGTGTTCCGCGCCCAGTTCGGCCCGGCGGTGTCCAAGGACCCGTTCCTGAACTTCAAGTTCAAGGGCGGCGCCAAGGGCGACAAGGTCGCCGTGACCTGGACCGACAACAAGGGCGACAAGCGCACCGACGAGGCCACCATCGCCTGA
- the soxA gene encoding sulfur oxidation c-type cytochrome SoxA — protein MNTIRSQLRRAALAAAATAAVAGAAAVHAQGSTADEIAKYRQMLAEGNPAELWEAAGEELWKKPAGPKNASLEQCDLGKGPGVTKGAYAELPRYFKDTNKVMDLEQRLAHCRMTLQGLSKEEATKAPFSSSGKPSEIERLVAYLTGESRGVKMNVQLSHPEEKRTYALGEKMFFYRGGAYDFACATCHAVDGQRIRLQDLPNLLTDKGAQAAYTTWPAYRVSQGEVRTMQHRLYDCLRQQRFPEPAYGSDVITALTMFLAKNANGGTYDGPAMKR, from the coding sequence ATGAACACCATCCGAAGCCAGCTCCGGCGCGCCGCGCTGGCCGCGGCCGCCACCGCGGCGGTTGCAGGCGCCGCCGCCGTGCATGCGCAGGGCAGCACCGCCGACGAAATCGCCAAATACCGCCAGATGCTGGCCGAAGGCAATCCCGCCGAGTTGTGGGAAGCCGCCGGCGAAGAGCTGTGGAAGAAGCCTGCCGGCCCGAAGAACGCCTCGCTCGAGCAATGCGATCTCGGCAAGGGCCCGGGCGTGACCAAGGGCGCCTACGCCGAACTGCCGCGCTACTTCAAGGACACCAACAAGGTGATGGACCTGGAGCAGCGGCTGGCCCATTGCCGCATGACGCTGCAGGGGCTGAGCAAGGAAGAGGCCACCAAAGCCCCGTTCTCGTCGTCGGGCAAGCCGTCCGAGATCGAGCGCCTGGTGGCCTACCTGACCGGCGAGTCGCGCGGCGTGAAGATGAACGTGCAGCTCAGCCATCCGGAAGAGAAGCGCACCTATGCGCTGGGCGAGAAGATGTTCTTCTACCGCGGCGGCGCCTATGACTTTGCCTGCGCCACCTGCCACGCGGTCGACGGCCAGCGCATCCGCCTGCAGGACCTGCCCAACCTGCTGACCGACAAGGGCGCGCAGGCGGCCTACACCACCTGGCCGGCGTACCGGGTGTCGCAGGGCGAGGTCCGCACCATGCAGCACCGCCTGTACGACTGCCTGCGCCAGCAGCGCTTTCCCGAACCCGCCTATGGCTCGGACGTGATCACCGCGCTGACCATGTTCCTGGCGAAAAACGCCAACGGCGGCACCTACGACGGCCCGGCGATGAAGCGCTGA
- the soxC gene encoding sulfite dehydrogenase has translation MQERNRPGRIVPAPEHFVSASLQQDIGRYGLDAPRRDFLRKSFLGAAAGIATAAAGRHALAADGDPAILQPQPWATSLGQPVAARPYGQPSVHEKNLIRRESPGLTRVSAASVAFAPLQGFFGIITPNGLHFERHHQGWHDIDPARHRLMINGLVRTPRVYTMDDLMRLPAVSRMHFIECGANTGMEWGNVAVPTVQYTHGMLSCCEFTGVPLRVLLDDAGADLRRGRYLLAEGGDGSSMTRTIPMELADEIIVAWGMNGEMLRPENGYPLRLVVPGVQGVSWVKWLRRLELGDQPWNAKDETIHYVDMMPDGKLRQYTSIQECKSVITTPSGGQQLVGKGFYNISGLAWSGRGRIKRVDVSTDGGRNWRTARLEAPVLSKCLTRFNLDWVWDGGDSGPAILQSRAIDETGYVQPKLGQLRAVRGTRSIYHNNAIQSWQVAAGGEVTNVHVG, from the coding sequence TTGCAGGAACGGAACCGGCCCGGGCGCATCGTGCCCGCGCCCGAGCACTTCGTCAGCGCATCGCTGCAGCAGGACATCGGCCGGTACGGCCTGGACGCGCCGCGGCGCGACTTCCTGCGCAAGAGCTTCCTGGGTGCCGCCGCGGGCATTGCCACGGCGGCGGCGGGCCGGCACGCGCTGGCCGCGGACGGCGATCCCGCTATCCTGCAGCCGCAGCCCTGGGCCACGTCCCTGGGGCAGCCGGTGGCGGCGCGACCCTACGGCCAGCCCTCGGTCCATGAGAAAAACCTGATCCGGCGGGAGTCGCCCGGCCTGACCCGGGTGTCGGCGGCTTCGGTGGCGTTCGCGCCGCTGCAGGGATTCTTCGGCATCATCACCCCCAACGGCCTGCACTTCGAGCGCCACCACCAGGGCTGGCACGATATCGACCCGGCGCGCCACCGGCTGATGATCAACGGTCTGGTGCGCACGCCGCGGGTCTACACCATGGACGACCTGATGCGCCTGCCGGCGGTGTCGCGCATGCATTTCATCGAATGCGGCGCCAACACCGGCATGGAGTGGGGCAACGTGGCGGTGCCGACGGTGCAGTACACCCACGGCATGCTGTCGTGCTGCGAGTTCACCGGGGTGCCGCTGCGGGTGCTGCTGGACGATGCCGGCGCCGACCTGCGCCGCGGCCGCTACCTGCTGGCCGAGGGCGGCGACGGCTCGTCGATGACGCGCACCATTCCGATGGAACTGGCCGACGAGATCATCGTTGCGTGGGGCATGAACGGCGAGATGCTGCGCCCCGAGAACGGCTACCCGCTGCGCCTCGTGGTGCCGGGCGTGCAGGGTGTGTCGTGGGTCAAGTGGCTGCGCCGGCTGGAGCTGGGCGACCAGCCCTGGAACGCCAAGGACGAGACCATCCACTACGTCGACATGATGCCCGACGGCAAGCTGCGCCAGTACACCTCGATCCAGGAGTGCAAGTCGGTCATCACCACGCCGTCGGGCGGGCAGCAGCTGGTCGGCAAGGGCTTCTACAACATCAGCGGCCTGGCGTGGTCCGGGCGCGGACGTATCAAGCGGGTCGATGTCTCGACCGACGGCGGGCGCAACTGGCGCACCGCGCGGCTGGAGGCGCCGGTGCTGTCCAAGTGCCTGACGCGCTTCAACCTGGACTGGGTCTGGGATGGAGGGGACAGCGGCCCGGCCATCCTGCAAAGCCGCGCCATCGACGAGACCGGCTACGTGCAGCCGAAGCTGGGGCAGTTGCGCGCGGTGCGCGGCACGCGCTCGATCTATCACAACAACGCGATCCAGAGCTGGCAGGTGGCGGCCGGCGGCGAGGTGACCAATGTCCATGTGGGCTGA
- a CDS encoding c-type cytochrome: MKQFVIAALMLGAAASAHAVDAAKAQEIANKNACMGCHQVDKKLVGPSYKEVATKYKGDKNALATLSKKVKSGGSGVWGPVPMPANAAISDADLKTVVEWVLAGAPAK; this comes from the coding sequence ATGAAGCAGTTTGTCATCGCAGCGCTGATGCTCGGCGCCGCCGCATCGGCCCACGCGGTAGATGCCGCCAAGGCACAGGAGATCGCCAACAAGAACGCCTGCATGGGTTGCCACCAGGTCGACAAGAAGCTGGTCGGCCCGTCCTACAAGGAAGTGGCGACCAAGTACAAGGGCGACAAGAACGCCCTGGCGACCCTGAGCAAGAAGGTCAAGAGCGGTGGCTCGGGCGTGTGGGGTCCGGTGCCGATGCCGGCCAACGCCGCCATCAGCGACGCCGACCTGAAGACCGTGGTCGAGTGGGTGCTGGCAGGCGCCCCCGCCAAGTAA
- a CDS encoding DsrE family protein yields MRRAFIRASAALAAIGLAARASAQSGQSTAAGAGKGGRVKVVYQLSEGIDQAVRAMGNLRNHLNGAPGTRIVVVAFGYGVDFLVEGAKDARGNGFESPVGALAADGVEFRVCRNTLTARKISESQLLMEAKVVQAGVVEIARLQAEEGYAYIKP; encoded by the coding sequence ATGCGGCGAGCATTTATTCGAGCATCGGCGGCCCTGGCCGCCATCGGCCTGGCAGCCAGGGCTTCGGCCCAGTCCGGTCAGTCGACCGCGGCCGGTGCGGGCAAGGGCGGGCGCGTGAAGGTGGTGTACCAGTTGTCGGAAGGCATCGACCAGGCGGTGCGCGCGATGGGCAACCTGCGCAACCACCTGAATGGCGCCCCCGGCACCAGGATCGTGGTGGTCGCGTTCGGCTACGGCGTCGACTTTCTCGTCGAAGGCGCCAAGGACGCGCGCGGCAACGGCTTCGAGAGCCCGGTGGGCGCGCTCGCGGCCGACGGCGTGGAGTTCCGCGTGTGCCGCAATACGCTGACCGCGCGCAAGATTTCCGAATCGCAGCTGTTGATGGAAGCCAAGGTGGTACAGGCCGGCGTGGTCGAGATCGCCCGGCTGCAGGCCGAGGAAGGCTACGCCTATATCAAGCCCTGA
- the soxB gene encoding thiosulfohydrolase SoxB yields MNRREFLQVLAIAGAGGMSFSHQDAHAAQAVESMYDLPRFGNVHLLHFTDCHAQLRPVYFREPSVNLGIGDYAGKPPHLVGEALLRHYGIRPGTPQAHAFTYLDFNEAARRYGKVGGFAHLATLVKRLKAGRPGALLLDGGDTWQGSATALWTKGQDMVDAALALGVDVMTPHWEMTLGAERVKEIVDKDFKGKVAFLAQNIKTNDFGDPVFDPYVIREINGVPVAIIGQAFPYTPIANPRYFVPDWTFGIQEENLQQVIDAARGKGAQAVVLLSHNGMDVDLKLASRVRGLDAILGGHTHDGVPAPVAVKNAGGTTLVTNAGSNGKFLGVLDFDVKNGKVADFRYRLLPVFANYLPADPAMNALIHKVRAPYEKKLSEVLAVNRGLLYRRGNFNGTFDQLILDGLMQVQGAQIAFSPGFRWGTTLLPGQAITMEHLMDQTAITYPYTTVTAMSGETIKTILEDVADNLFNPDPYYQQGGDMVRVGGLQYTIDPAAGMGKRITDMRLAGKPLEAGKTYKVAGWAPVAEQAREAGGAPVWDVMAQWLRNTREVSARPLNLPRVRGMDGNAGIAA; encoded by the coding sequence ATGAACCGACGCGAGTTCCTGCAGGTGCTGGCCATCGCCGGCGCCGGCGGCATGAGTTTTTCCCACCAGGACGCGCACGCCGCGCAGGCCGTCGAGTCGATGTACGACCTGCCTCGCTTCGGCAATGTCCACCTGCTGCATTTCACCGACTGCCATGCGCAGCTGCGGCCGGTGTACTTCCGCGAACCCAGCGTCAACCTCGGTATCGGCGACTACGCCGGCAAGCCGCCGCACCTGGTCGGCGAGGCCTTGCTGCGCCATTACGGCATCCGCCCCGGCACGCCGCAGGCGCATGCGTTCACCTATCTCGATTTCAACGAGGCCGCGCGACGCTACGGCAAGGTCGGCGGGTTTGCGCACCTCGCCACGCTGGTCAAGCGGCTCAAGGCGGGCCGGCCGGGCGCGCTGCTGCTCGACGGCGGCGATACCTGGCAGGGCTCGGCCACGGCGCTGTGGACCAAGGGGCAGGACATGGTTGATGCGGCGCTGGCGCTCGGTGTCGACGTGATGACGCCGCACTGGGAAATGACGCTCGGCGCCGAGCGCGTCAAGGAAATCGTCGACAAGGACTTCAAGGGCAAGGTCGCGTTCCTGGCGCAGAACATCAAGACCAACGACTTCGGCGACCCGGTGTTCGATCCGTACGTGATCCGCGAGATCAACGGCGTGCCGGTGGCCATCATCGGCCAGGCCTTCCCGTACACGCCGATCGCCAACCCGCGCTACTTCGTGCCGGACTGGACCTTCGGCATCCAGGAAGAAAACCTGCAGCAGGTCATCGACGCGGCGCGCGGCAAGGGCGCGCAGGCGGTGGTGCTGCTGTCGCACAACGGCATGGATGTCGACCTGAAGCTGGCCTCGCGCGTGCGCGGGCTCGACGCCATCCTCGGCGGCCACACCCATGACGGCGTGCCCGCGCCGGTGGCGGTGAAGAACGCCGGCGGCACCACGCTGGTGACCAATGCCGGCTCCAACGGCAAGTTCCTCGGCGTGCTCGATTTCGACGTCAAGAACGGCAAGGTCGCGGACTTCCGCTACCGGCTGCTGCCGGTCTTCGCCAACTACCTGCCGGCCGACCCGGCCATGAATGCGCTCATCCACAAGGTACGGGCGCCGTATGAAAAGAAGCTGTCCGAAGTCCTCGCCGTCAACCGCGGCCTGCTGTATCGCCGCGGCAATTTCAACGGCACCTTCGACCAGCTGATCCTGGATGGCCTGATGCAGGTGCAGGGCGCGCAGATCGCGTTCTCGCCGGGCTTCCGCTGGGGCACCACGCTGCTGCCGGGCCAGGCCATCACCATGGAACACCTGATGGACCAGACCGCCATCACCTACCCGTACACCACTGTGACGGCGATGAGCGGCGAGACCATCAAGACCATCCTCGAAGACGTCGCCGACAACCTGTTCAATCCCGATCCGTACTACCAGCAGGGCGGCGACATGGTGCGCGTCGGCGGGCTGCAGTACACCATCGATCCCGCCGCCGGCATGGGCAAGCGCATCACCGACATGCGCCTGGCGGGCAAGCCGCTGGAAGCGGGCAAGACCTACAAGGTAGCGGGCTGGGCGCCGGTCGCGGAGCAAGCGCGGGAGGCCGGCGGGGCGCCGGTCTGGGACGTGATGGCGCAGTGGCTGCGCAACACCCGCGAAGTCAGCGCGCGCCCGCTGAACCTGCCGCGCGTGCGCGGCATGGACGGCAATGCCGGCATCGCGGCGTGA
- a CDS encoding c-type cytochrome: MSMWAELRVAAALLLAAGCAVPPSAAAAGMSEARAALGRTATPAELAAWDIDVRPDFKGLPKGSGTVTQGQKVWDGKCASCHGDFGESNEVFTPLVGGTTAEDIQRGRVAGMTGNQPYRTTLMKVSTVSTLWDYIHRAMPWNAPKSLSVTEVYAVTAYLLHLGEIVPADFALSDANIAEVQRRMPNRAGMTTEHGLWPGHGRPDTRNTACMSRCADQVTIASSMPDYARDAHGDLAQQQRAFGPVRGIAAAGAARPGGAAVAAAGPAPGARLASQYQCVACHAIDRKLVGPSFVDIAGKYKGQDAHAALARKVKAGGQGTWGAVPMPPQPQIPDSDVQAMVGWILEAK, translated from the coding sequence ATGTCCATGTGGGCTGAGCTCAGGGTCGCGGCGGCGCTGCTGCTGGCGGCCGGGTGCGCCGTGCCGCCATCCGCGGCGGCAGCCGGCATGAGTGAAGCGCGCGCGGCACTTGGCCGCACCGCCACGCCGGCGGAGCTGGCCGCGTGGGACATCGACGTGCGCCCGGACTTCAAGGGCCTGCCCAAGGGCAGCGGCACGGTCACGCAGGGGCAGAAGGTCTGGGACGGCAAGTGCGCGTCGTGCCACGGCGACTTCGGCGAATCCAACGAGGTGTTCACGCCGCTGGTCGGCGGCACCACCGCCGAGGACATCCAGCGCGGGCGCGTCGCCGGCATGACCGGCAACCAGCCGTACCGCACCACGCTGATGAAGGTCAGCACCGTCAGCACGCTGTGGGACTACATCCACCGCGCGATGCCGTGGAACGCGCCCAAGAGCCTGAGCGTCACCGAGGTCTATGCGGTCACCGCCTACCTGCTCCACCTGGGCGAGATCGTGCCGGCCGACTTTGCACTATCCGACGCCAATATCGCCGAGGTCCAGCGGCGCATGCCCAACCGTGCCGGCATGACCACCGAGCACGGCCTGTGGCCGGGGCACGGCCGGCCGGATACGCGCAACACCGCCTGCATGTCGCGCTGCGCGGACCAGGTCACGATCGCCTCGTCGATGCCGGACTATGCCCGCGACGCCCATGGCGACCTGGCGCAGCAGCAGCGCGCGTTCGGCCCGGTGCGCGGTATCGCGGCGGCCGGCGCGGCCAGGCCAGGCGGCGCGGCCGTGGCCGCGGCGGGGCCCGCGCCGGGCGCGCGCCTGGCCAGCCAGTATCAATGCGTGGCCTGCCACGCGATCGACCGCAAGCTGGTAGGGCCGTCGTTCGTCGACATCGCAGGCAAGTACAAGGGGCAGGATGCGCATGCGGCACTGGCGCGCAAGGTCAAGGCGGGCGGGCAGGGCACGTGGGGCGCCGTGCCGATGCCGCCGCAGCCGCAAATCCCGGATTCGGACGTGCAGGCCATGGTGGGCTGGATTCTTGAGGCAAAATAG
- a CDS encoding ArsR/SmtB family transcription factor, with translation MRIHAYTNILDGMEELDRVFEKVSGYFSLLAEPTRLKILHALCDGEKPVSTVVETVGSSQTNVSRHLNAMYRSGVLSRRKEANLVFYAIADESVIELCRTVCVQVASRLEDNALPSGVVDRFMAQPAPQAPARRRRTAG, from the coding sequence ATGCGCATTCACGCATATACGAATATATTGGACGGCATGGAAGAGCTGGATCGCGTGTTCGAAAAGGTTTCGGGTTACTTCAGCCTGCTGGCGGAGCCGACGCGGCTGAAGATCCTGCATGCCTTGTGCGATGGCGAGAAGCCGGTCAGCACAGTGGTCGAGACGGTGGGTTCGTCGCAGACCAACGTGTCGCGGCATCTCAACGCGATGTACCGCTCGGGCGTGCTGTCGCGCCGCAAGGAGGCGAACCTGGTGTTCTACGCCATTGCGGACGAAAGCGTGATCGAGCTGTGCCGCACGGTCTGCGTGCAGGTGGCGAGCCGGCTGGAGGACAACGCCTTGCCGTCCGGCGTGGTCGACCGCTTCATGGCACAGCCCGCGCCGCAAGCCCCGGCGCGCCGGCGGCGCACGGCAGGCTAG